Proteins found in one Prosthecobacter debontii genomic segment:
- a CDS encoding caspase family protein, whose protein sequence is MTRLLFGLLLGTACLLSAESPLRTALVIGNARYDQQAGPLRNTVNDSKAVAKALQELGFTVIEKHDLKRDDLLKAMLSFRQTLSEAEVALFYYAGHGIEVSGANYLIPLKSGYSPEGADDVTLRMLAETRLFNVEQAVADMCSGGARCNLIILDACRTTALARTGRTRDANDRGGLVEMKPPAGSLIAFATDAGQTALDGEGAHGLYTEELLRHMKIPGLTIEQVFKRTRAAVLERSEGGQIPAEYSRLIGEDIYLAGQALASEAPSPPMVKAEPVEPPTLAQIMQLATNRMTEECLDALESLAETKGPGDYAEAPLALVLDQVKDDLKDAKEPSEKIDEAATTCAHLLRILPACLPPNHERYKSIAAKAHNRHGDALIILDQSQEAIASLDAAFALTPEDAYILYNRGRAYAILGQIEAARADFEAASDLKLNQPKARQLAQSALKELK, encoded by the coding sequence ATGACCCGTCTCCTTTTCGGTCTGCTTTTGGGTACGGCCTGTCTCCTGTCCGCCGAAAGCCCGCTTCGCACGGCTCTCGTCATCGGGAATGCCCGCTATGACCAGCAGGCGGGGCCTCTGAGAAACACGGTCAACGATTCGAAAGCCGTCGCCAAAGCTCTCCAAGAGCTCGGATTCACGGTCATTGAGAAGCATGACTTGAAACGAGATGATCTCTTGAAAGCAATGCTGTCCTTTCGCCAAACTCTCTCTGAAGCCGAGGTCGCTCTCTTCTACTATGCGGGGCACGGCATCGAAGTCAGCGGGGCCAATTACTTGATCCCCCTCAAGTCCGGCTACTCCCCGGAGGGAGCAGATGACGTTACTCTGCGCATGCTAGCCGAGACACGGCTCTTCAATGTCGAGCAAGCTGTCGCAGACATGTGCAGTGGAGGAGCCCGCTGCAATCTGATCATCCTCGATGCCTGCCGGACCACAGCCCTGGCCCGCACAGGGCGCACCCGCGATGCCAATGATCGCGGGGGCCTTGTCGAAATGAAACCACCTGCGGGATCCCTGATCGCCTTTGCGACCGATGCCGGCCAAACCGCGCTCGATGGGGAAGGCGCTCACGGGTTATACACGGAGGAGTTGCTTCGGCACATGAAGATCCCCGGCCTCACCATTGAGCAGGTCTTCAAACGCACACGCGCGGCCGTGCTTGAGCGGTCTGAGGGCGGCCAAATCCCAGCCGAATACTCGCGCCTGATCGGAGAAGACATCTACCTCGCGGGGCAAGCTCTCGCTTCTGAAGCTCCCTCCCCGCCCATGGTAAAAGCTGAACCTGTGGAGCCCCCTACGCTGGCTCAGATCATGCAACTCGCTACCAACCGGATGACCGAAGAATGTCTGGATGCTCTTGAATCCTTGGCCGAAACCAAAGGCCCAGGAGACTATGCCGAGGCTCCTCTCGCGCTTGTACTGGATCAGGTGAAGGATGATCTCAAGGATGCCAAAGAACCCTCTGAGAAAATCGACGAGGCAGCCACCACCTGTGCTCACCTGTTACGCATTCTCCCAGCTTGCCTCCCACCTAACCATGAGCGTTACAAAAGCATTGCCGCCAAAGCCCACAATCGTCATGGCGATGCGCTGATCATTCTCGATCAATCACAAGAAGCCATCGCGTCACTCGATGCCGCCTTTGCACTGACTCCTGAAGATGCTTACATCCTCTATAACCGAGGCCGCGCCTATGCCATCCTCGGCCAAATCGAGGCTGCTCGCGCGGATTTTGAAGCGGCCAGTGATCTCAAACTGAATCAACCTAAGGCCCGCCAACTGGCCCAATCGGCCTTGAAGGAACTGAAATAA
- a CDS encoding Gfo/Idh/MocA family protein, which yields MQPPSTSTQTRRRFLTQAAGTFFAAPFVTSGLRAASPNGKLRHAAFGAAGMSWSDMNAMSNHPMWELTAVCDVDTRNFARVKEKWPHVKCYQHWEELLEKEAGNIDSVNVSTPDHMHGPIGLKAMELGKHVYGQKPLAQNLYECRQLMLKARETGVMTQMGIQVSSSFTERLAVAIIHQGTIGKVKEVHTFSNKFWGDMEPVPQKTDPIPAELDWPKWLGTASDRPYIAGYYHPSNWRKRRDFGTGTLGDMGCHMFSGWFRSLDLAAPIAVKSHGPAPLNDTNWAIDAIVEYTFKGTSRTEGDTVKVTWYDGNARPPAEVMALADPAKFPGQGSIYIGTEGVLLSPHGSTPMLYPRDKFTGFKYPKLEPRDHWADFIDCCLKGGSEKPSANFDYAGPLTEAVLLGCLGSIFPNEELHWDAPALKISNSEAANAFVKRKYRPGTEI from the coding sequence ATGCAACCGCCATCCACCTCCACCCAGACTCGGCGTCGTTTCCTCACTCAAGCAGCCGGAACGTTCTTCGCAGCCCCGTTCGTGACTTCCGGTTTACGGGCCGCCTCACCTAACGGCAAGTTAAGACACGCCGCATTCGGTGCCGCTGGTATGTCTTGGAGTGACATGAACGCCATGTCCAATCACCCCATGTGGGAGCTGACCGCTGTTTGCGATGTGGATACCCGAAACTTCGCCCGCGTGAAGGAAAAGTGGCCGCACGTGAAGTGCTATCAGCACTGGGAGGAACTGCTGGAAAAAGAGGCGGGTAACATTGACTCCGTCAACGTCTCCACCCCCGACCACATGCATGGCCCCATCGGCCTGAAAGCCATGGAACTGGGCAAGCATGTGTATGGCCAGAAACCTCTGGCCCAGAATCTCTACGAGTGCCGTCAGCTCATGCTCAAAGCCCGTGAAACCGGCGTCATGACTCAAATGGGCATTCAGGTCTCCTCTTCCTTCACCGAGCGTTTAGCCGTGGCCATCATCCATCAAGGCACCATTGGGAAAGTGAAGGAGGTGCACACCTTCTCCAACAAGTTCTGGGGAGACATGGAACCCGTCCCCCAAAAGACCGATCCCATCCCGGCTGAGTTGGATTGGCCAAAGTGGTTAGGCACCGCCAGCGACCGCCCTTACATCGCGGGTTATTACCACCCGAGTAACTGGCGTAAGCGTCGCGACTTCGGCACCGGCACGCTCGGTGACATGGGCTGCCACATGTTCAGCGGCTGGTTCCGCTCCCTCGATCTTGCAGCCCCCATCGCCGTCAAATCACATGGTCCCGCGCCGCTCAATGACACGAACTGGGCCATTGATGCCATCGTGGAATACACCTTCAAAGGCACCTCCCGCACCGAAGGGGATACCGTTAAAGTCACTTGGTATGATGGCAACGCTCGTCCCCCTGCTGAGGTGATGGCGCTTGCCGATCCAGCTAAATTCCCCGGCCAAGGCAGCATTTACATCGGCACCGAGGGCGTCCTGCTCTCACCTCATGGCAGCACCCCCATGCTCTATCCGAGAGACAAGTTTACCGGCTTCAAATACCCTAAACTGGAGCCACGGGATCACTGGGCGGATTTCATTGACTGCTGCCTCAAAGGCGGTTCCGAGAAACCTTCCGCCAACTTCGACTACGCCGGCCCTCTGACCGAGGCTGTGCTGCTCGGATGTCTTGGAAGCATCTTCCCGAATGAAGAACTGCACTGGGATGCCCCGGCGCTGAAAATCTCCAATAGCGAGGCCGCCAATGCCTTTGTGAAGCGCAAGTATCGCCCAGGCACAGAGATCTGA
- a CDS encoding NAD-dependent epimerase/dehydratase family protein: MKPLLTEAELEDHLSTPTPGVIDTLRELEGDFMVLGAGGKMGPTLARMIRRGLDQMGHPHRAVHAVSRFSSASARENLGQHGINTLACDLLDRAALQALPDAANIIFMAGQKFGTDDHPELTWVMNTLVPALVAERYARSRIVVFSTGCVYPLTTIESGGSQETDRLGPPGDYANSCVGRERIFTHYALQNNTPILMFRLSYAIDLRYGVIHDVAQKILRDEPVDVTMGYANVIWQRDANARAIQCLNRMSSPPAILNVTGLERVSIRELAEKLGARMGKAPQIIGKESGTAWLFNAQRSYDWFGTPETSLDEMIEATAQWVVHGGVSLGKPTHFETRDGHF, encoded by the coding sequence ATGAAACCACTGCTGACCGAGGCTGAACTGGAAGACCATCTGAGCACCCCCACGCCGGGAGTTATAGACACTCTGCGTGAGTTGGAGGGGGATTTCATGGTCCTGGGTGCAGGTGGAAAAATGGGCCCCACGCTCGCCAGGATGATCCGGCGAGGATTAGATCAAATGGGTCACCCTCACCGGGCGGTGCATGCCGTTTCCCGCTTCTCTTCAGCCTCAGCTCGAGAAAACCTAGGCCAGCACGGCATCAACACCCTCGCCTGTGACCTGCTGGACCGTGCCGCACTCCAAGCCCTCCCCGATGCCGCCAACATCATCTTCATGGCGGGGCAGAAATTCGGCACGGACGATCACCCCGAGCTCACCTGGGTCATGAATACCCTGGTGCCCGCCCTGGTCGCCGAGCGTTATGCTCGTTCACGGATCGTCGTCTTCTCCACCGGCTGCGTGTATCCCCTCACGACGATTGAGAGCGGAGGTTCTCAGGAAACCGATCGGCTGGGGCCTCCCGGGGATTACGCCAACTCATGCGTGGGGCGTGAGCGCATTTTCACTCACTACGCGCTCCAAAACAATACCCCCATCCTCATGTTCAGGCTGAGCTATGCCATCGATCTGAGATATGGAGTCATTCATGACGTAGCACAGAAAATCCTTCGAGATGAGCCTGTCGATGTGACGATGGGCTACGCCAACGTCATTTGGCAGCGGGACGCCAATGCCCGGGCCATCCAGTGCCTCAATCGCATGAGTTCTCCGCCCGCGATTTTAAACGTCACCGGCCTGGAGCGCGTTTCGATCCGAGAGCTGGCCGAAAAACTCGGCGCACGGATGGGAAAGGCTCCTCAGATCATCGGCAAGGAAAGTGGCACCGCCTGGCTTTTCAATGCCCAACGCTCCTACGATTGGTTTGGCACGCCCGAGACCTCCTTGGATGAGATGATCGAAGCCACCGCCCAATGGGTGGTTCACGGCGGCGTCTCTCTCGGCAAACCCACTCATTTTGAAACCCGCGATGGACACTTCTAA
- a CDS encoding aminotransferase class V-fold PLP-dependent enzyme, whose amino-acid sequence MSLYSTEAERLAEFPVALDSIFLAHAGVTILPRRVTQVMQDYLEKSCTQMQEFPEAWRAVNETRVVAAQMIGAKASEISLLGPTSLGLSLVANGLDWQPGDEVICYQDDYPANVYPWTDLARYGVEVKLLKPQSPGAITPELVASLLTPKTKLVALASCHFLSGYRLEIDAIGQMLRSRGVLFCLDAIQTIGAFETRVDYVDFLSADSHKWMLGPMAAGIVYVREEVQEKLRPTLLGSWNVQSPNFIAQEQIAFEKGGRRYEPGVLNVAGILGMKAGLELIQEKGIAQISAQLLRLKSRLVKRLEPLGFHFLGPTTGLNASGITTVWRDDSHGPSLARIHEHLSAQKISTSLRHDRQGQAYLRFSPHFYNTEMEMDHVVDAIAATPEV is encoded by the coding sequence ATGTCTCTCTATTCCACCGAAGCCGAACGCCTGGCCGAGTTTCCCGTCGCTCTCGATAGCATTTTCCTCGCGCATGCCGGAGTCACCATCCTGCCGCGCCGCGTCACGCAGGTGATGCAAGATTACCTGGAGAAGAGCTGCACCCAAATGCAGGAGTTCCCTGAGGCCTGGCGGGCGGTCAATGAAACCCGCGTCGTCGCCGCCCAGATGATCGGGGCCAAAGCCAGTGAAATTTCACTCCTCGGCCCTACCTCCCTGGGGCTGAGCCTCGTGGCCAATGGCCTGGACTGGCAGCCCGGCGACGAAGTCATCTGCTACCAGGATGACTACCCCGCCAACGTCTATCCCTGGACCGATCTGGCCCGCTATGGTGTGGAGGTAAAGCTGCTCAAACCTCAGTCCCCTGGGGCCATCACTCCCGAACTGGTCGCCTCCTTGCTCACGCCAAAGACCAAACTGGTCGCTCTGGCCTCCTGCCACTTTCTGAGCGGTTACCGGCTCGAGATTGATGCCATCGGGCAGATGCTGCGCTCTCGCGGCGTCCTGTTTTGCCTGGATGCCATCCAGACGATCGGTGCCTTTGAAACCCGGGTGGATTATGTGGATTTTCTCTCCGCCGACTCTCATAAGTGGATGCTCGGGCCCATGGCGGCGGGAATCGTCTATGTCCGTGAAGAAGTGCAAGAAAAGCTGCGCCCCACCCTGCTCGGCTCGTGGAACGTCCAAAGCCCCAATTTTATCGCTCAGGAGCAAATCGCCTTTGAAAAAGGCGGCCGCCGTTACGAACCCGGCGTGCTGAATGTGGCGGGGATCCTCGGCATGAAGGCGGGGCTGGAGCTCATCCAAGAAAAGGGCATCGCCCAGATCAGTGCCCAACTCCTGCGCCTGAAGTCCCGGCTGGTCAAGAGGCTGGAGCCGCTCGGGTTTCACTTCCTCGGCCCCACCACGGGCCTGAACGCCTCCGGCATCACCACCGTCTGGCGCGATGACTCCCACGGACCATCCCTGGCCAGGATTCACGAGCATCTTTCCGCCCAGAAGATCAGCACCTCCCTGCGCCATGACCGCCAGGGCCAGGCCTACCTGCGCTTCAGCCCCCACTTCTACAATACCGAAATGGAGATGGATCACGTCGTGGATGCGATCGCCGCCACGCCGGAGGTGTGA
- the ispD gene encoding 2-C-methyl-D-erythritol 4-phosphate cytidylyltransferase, giving the protein MTSAIIVAAGSSRRMGFNKLLAPLAGMPVLRRTLGQFQACDEIGEIIVVAGDEVALAIQDWRDSLPKLNAVVEGGAERHFSVWKGIQACSGEAEVIAVHDGARPLISPAQISRCIQAAHEKAAVACARPMTETIKRVDVEGHITESLDRNGVWVMETPQVFRKELLTHAYETVLRDGALVTDEVSAVQHIGQGVSVVENTTPNPKITFPADLTLAERFLD; this is encoded by the coding sequence ATGACTTCGGCCATCATCGTCGCCGCCGGCAGCAGCCGGCGTATGGGATTCAATAAGCTCCTGGCTCCGCTCGCGGGGATGCCCGTGCTTCGGCGCACGTTAGGCCAGTTTCAGGCCTGTGATGAGATTGGCGAGATCATTGTGGTGGCGGGAGATGAAGTCGCCTTAGCGATCCAAGACTGGCGTGACAGTTTACCCAAACTCAATGCCGTCGTGGAGGGCGGGGCAGAGAGGCATTTTTCGGTCTGGAAGGGGATTCAAGCCTGCTCGGGTGAAGCTGAAGTGATCGCCGTGCATGATGGTGCCCGCCCTTTGATCAGCCCTGCGCAGATCAGCCGTTGCATCCAGGCGGCCCATGAAAAGGCTGCGGTGGCCTGTGCTCGGCCCATGACGGAGACGATCAAGCGCGTGGATGTGGAGGGGCACATCACGGAGTCTCTGGACCGCAACGGTGTCTGGGTGATGGAGACGCCGCAGGTCTTCCGCAAGGAACTGCTCACGCACGCCTATGAAACGGTGCTGCGAGATGGAGCGCTGGTCACGGACGAGGTGTCCGCTGTGCAGCACATCGGGCAGGGGGTGTCTGTCGTGGAAAACACCACCCCCAACCCGAAGATTACTTTCCCCGCTGACTTGACTCTGGCGGAGCGGTTTCTGGATTGA
- a CDS encoding exosortase system-associated protein, TIGR04073 family: protein MKNRIALTLLSALTLCGVAFADIQSPPGHHYNWSRKLSRGMSNILLGWTEPFSVWRYTVESDGANAAFTDAFVEGIKRFTVRAGYGVYEVATFPLPTWKLTYRPPYYRKAQIDPWWGYTEFTPEMGFSSMYDHSRTQGW from the coding sequence ATGAAAAATCGCATCGCTCTCACTCTCCTTTCTGCCCTCACGCTCTGCGGCGTTGCTTTCGCAGATATTCAGTCCCCGCCGGGACACCACTACAATTGGAGCCGCAAGCTCAGCCGTGGGATGAGCAATATCCTTCTGGGGTGGACGGAGCCCTTCAGCGTGTGGCGTTACACGGTGGAGTCTGACGGTGCCAATGCCGCTTTCACCGATGCTTTCGTCGAGGGTATCAAGCGTTTCACGGTGCGCGCTGGCTACGGCGTTTACGAAGTCGCCACCTTCCCGCTCCCAACTTGGAAGCTCACCTATCGTCCGCCCTACTATCGTAAGGCTCAGATTGATCCATGGTGGGGTTACACCGAGTTCACCCCAGAAATGGGCTTCTCGTCCATGTATGATCACAGCCGCACCCAAGGCTGGTAA
- a CDS encoding GreA/GreB family elongation factor codes for MNSEVQNLVAAGKLTAADGEKLSKLEPGTYCLHKSWGVGKIAEWDLMGDKVILDFEDKAGHGLKISFAVTSLEILPADHLLARRHANLGELKSMAKENVTALIELALKSSGNSMSLDDLERLLKPRIVGEGEYKKWWEAAKKTLKAARHIVVPSKRTEPLVLRESGEKPGGVMVKNFLAKRDLKGKLAVLTLIQKDLDLFEDAATELLPVFQDISDTVRKAWRLHLKDSLQLLLARDEIIDAIEGASLPMGSMKVADLVCEAKPLLAENIGGLPVGQLGRMYRAFPEAFPERVWVPEILNHLTRTGGRAVAEIAVVLDSNNELDVLTEFLKKSVRNRTLSADLLIWICKERKGLAASVFSIDLGNAILDACEDDHVQGGPKRTGRLGDMLSDDKTLVHELVVDTDDESLRNFAKRIINTAVLDELTRRSLMARVIKARPEMEALMADNAEAREDNRLIVSWDSLEKKKAELTELVNVKIPHNKHEIQIAKEEGDLRENGGYKAARDQQAVLNRMKDQLEREVGLARGTDFANVSTEKVGVGTIVDFQDVATGETETYTILGAWDGDLDKNIVSYLSEIAKALIGKAVGEEADLPSDEGEARKVKVLAIRAFNTGAA; via the coding sequence ATGAATTCTGAGGTCCAAAACTTGGTCGCGGCGGGTAAACTGACCGCCGCTGACGGTGAAAAATTGTCAAAACTCGAGCCAGGCACCTACTGCCTGCACAAAAGCTGGGGGGTGGGTAAAATCGCTGAATGGGACCTGATGGGGGACAAAGTGATCTTGGATTTCGAAGATAAGGCTGGTCACGGCCTGAAGATTTCGTTTGCCGTCACTTCCCTGGAAATTCTGCCTGCGGACCACTTGCTGGCACGCCGTCACGCCAATCTGGGCGAGTTGAAATCCATGGCGAAGGAAAATGTGACCGCTTTGATCGAGCTGGCGCTGAAGTCCTCCGGCAACTCCATGTCCCTGGACGATCTGGAGCGCCTGTTGAAGCCCCGCATCGTGGGAGAAGGGGAATACAAGAAATGGTGGGAAGCGGCTAAGAAGACCTTGAAAGCCGCACGCCACATCGTGGTGCCCTCTAAGCGCACCGAGCCTCTGGTGCTGCGTGAAAGCGGGGAGAAACCCGGCGGCGTGATGGTGAAGAACTTCCTGGCCAAGCGGGATCTGAAAGGCAAGCTGGCTGTGCTGACCCTCATTCAGAAAGATCTGGACCTGTTTGAAGATGCGGCCACAGAATTGCTCCCGGTCTTCCAGGACATTTCCGATACCGTCCGCAAAGCCTGGAGGCTGCACCTCAAGGACAGTCTGCAACTTCTCTTGGCGCGTGATGAAATCATCGATGCCATCGAAGGGGCCTCTCTGCCCATGGGTTCCATGAAAGTGGCGGACCTCGTTTGCGAAGCGAAACCTCTCCTGGCCGAAAACATCGGCGGACTACCTGTGGGCCAGCTTGGCCGCATGTATCGTGCCTTCCCGGAAGCTTTCCCTGAGCGCGTGTGGGTGCCTGAGATCCTCAACCACCTCACCCGCACCGGGGGCCGTGCGGTGGCTGAAATCGCCGTGGTGCTGGATTCCAACAATGAACTGGATGTGCTGACGGAGTTCCTCAAGAAATCCGTGCGTAACCGCACCCTCAGTGCGGATCTGCTCATCTGGATCTGTAAGGAGCGCAAGGGCTTGGCCGCCTCCGTTTTCAGCATCGATCTCGGCAACGCGATCCTGGATGCTTGTGAAGATGACCATGTGCAGGGTGGGCCAAAGCGCACGGGCCGCCTCGGAGACATGCTTTCCGATGACAAGACCCTCGTCCACGAATTGGTCGTGGATACGGACGATGAATCTCTGCGTAACTTTGCCAAACGCATCATCAACACGGCGGTGTTAGACGAACTCACTCGTCGCTCCCTCATGGCACGGGTCATCAAGGCCCGCCCTGAGATGGAGGCTCTGATGGCCGACAACGCCGAAGCTCGTGAAGACAATCGCCTGATCGTCTCCTGGGATAGCCTGGAGAAGAAAAAAGCCGAGCTGACCGAGCTGGTGAACGTCAAGATTCCTCACAACAAGCATGAGATCCAGATCGCTAAGGAAGAAGGTGACCTTCGTGAAAACGGCGGTTACAAAGCGGCTCGTGATCAGCAAGCCGTGCTGAACCGCATGAAGGATCAACTCGAGCGCGAAGTCGGTCTGGCTCGTGGCACGGACTTCGCCAATGTCTCCACCGAAAAAGTCGGCGTCGGCACCATCGTGGACTTCCAGGACGTGGCGACGGGTGAAACCGAAACTTACACGATCCTCGGTGCTTGGGATGGTGACCTGGATAAGAACATCGTGTCTTATCTGTCCGAGATCGCCAAGGCCCTCATCGGCAAAGCGGTCGGAGAAGAAGCCGACCTGCCTAGCGATGAGGGTGAAGCGCGTAAGGTGAAAGTCCTCGCGATTCGCGCCTTCAATACTGGCGCAGCGTAA
- a CDS encoding dihydrodipicolinate synthase family protein: MDTSKIRALLHQGLCIPAHPLALNAQRRLDERRQRALTRYYVAAGVGGLAVGVHTTQFAIRDPGVGLFSPVLALAAEEMDRVSRPLARIAGICGDTPQATREAALLLEYRYDAGLLSLGALAHASEEKLIAHCQAVSEVIPIIGFYLQPSVGGRTLSHAFWQRFAEIENVVAIKIAPFNRYQTLDVIRAVTEVGRSDIALYTGNDDNIVADLITPFEVGGGTRRIIGGLLGHWSVWTRKAVELLQRCQREPASPDLLRLGTQVTDTNAAFFDAVHGFRGCIAGLHEVLRRQGLLEGIWCLDPQEGLSPGQKEQIDRVYASYPHLHDDDFIDQYRDEWLR; the protein is encoded by the coding sequence ATGGACACTTCTAAAATCCGCGCCCTCCTGCATCAAGGTCTGTGCATCCCCGCCCATCCGCTGGCCCTCAATGCACAACGGCGCTTGGATGAGCGACGCCAGCGTGCCTTGACTCGCTACTATGTGGCGGCAGGGGTAGGCGGCCTTGCTGTCGGTGTCCACACCACACAGTTTGCCATTCGTGATCCTGGTGTCGGTCTTTTCAGCCCCGTCTTGGCCCTCGCCGCCGAGGAAATGGATCGTGTGTCTCGTCCCCTGGCCCGCATCGCGGGGATCTGTGGTGACACACCTCAGGCGACAAGAGAGGCAGCCCTCCTCCTGGAATACCGATACGATGCCGGTCTTCTCAGTCTGGGGGCTCTCGCACATGCCTCGGAGGAGAAACTCATCGCGCATTGCCAGGCCGTCTCCGAGGTTATCCCCATCATCGGGTTTTACCTTCAGCCCAGTGTCGGAGGCCGCACGCTTTCACATGCTTTTTGGCAGCGGTTTGCCGAAATCGAAAACGTCGTCGCCATTAAAATCGCTCCCTTTAACCGATATCAAACCCTGGATGTTATCCGGGCAGTGACGGAAGTAGGCCGCTCCGACATTGCTCTCTACACAGGCAATGACGATAATATCGTGGCTGATTTGATCACGCCCTTCGAAGTGGGTGGTGGCACACGTCGAATCATCGGTGGTTTATTAGGTCATTGGTCGGTCTGGACGAGAAAGGCGGTGGAGTTGCTTCAGCGCTGCCAGAGGGAACCTGCAAGTCCGGATCTCCTTCGGCTCGGAACCCAGGTCACTGATACCAACGCCGCCTTCTTCGATGCCGTCCATGGATTCCGAGGCTGTATTGCAGGACTGCACGAGGTGCTCCGCCGCCAAGGCCTGCTGGAAGGCATCTGGTGTCTGGATCCTCAGGAAGGACTCAGCCCGGGACAAAAAGAGCAAATCGACCGCGTTTACGCTTCTTATCCGCACCTCCATGATGACGATTTCATCGACCAGTATCGGGATGAATGGCTGCGCTGA
- a CDS encoding PTPDL family protein — translation MKLSRSRIALPLLAFLSGTSFLHADILILKNGSKLEGNILSENPAAVRMRYRLTPKIWDEKDFPRTDIQEIIKQTPQELELIELKKLLPTPDLFPADRYEQLIQDRLRPFVNKYPGTPEAEEVDKMIETLQEEKKRVSNGEIKLEGRWLTATEAKGEQYNVEAFKLHKEMQEEMARGEWEAALRVYDRFIKNRPSYIASSYYTAVIADALICLDKLEAYYTKMAGEQPALLKRQTEDLAKLEEDEKRRTKAAIDAEKIRWRADYDAQRKNGVRWMEPYKYDSQGIMSAQKQVTAESARLRALNLEDIKARNEAFVAVYRKIGEGDYQAGAAAFNRIQAFGTVNEYRDIVADQKAKLLALYGEIMRKNAAGQIATSGSSALGGAGTTTVDDRVAQILAEANGTAQPAAAAPAAGMAAAPGTTVAPAPGAPGVAPQPGVAPQAVRPVTAPAPAVNPPNMQQPAAQAPYPAPAPAQAYVPPAEEGTSVQTFIMIGMGALLVLFGFLAFKKKKAE, via the coding sequence ATGAAACTTAGCCGATCCCGCATCGCTCTGCCTTTGCTGGCGTTCCTTAGCGGCACGTCCTTTCTCCACGCCGATATCTTGATCCTCAAAAACGGCAGCAAATTGGAAGGTAACATTCTGAGCGAGAATCCTGCGGCCGTGCGGATGAGATACCGCCTGACCCCGAAAATTTGGGACGAAAAAGATTTCCCCCGCACCGACATCCAGGAGATCATCAAACAGACTCCTCAAGAGCTGGAGTTAATCGAGCTCAAAAAACTCCTTCCCACCCCAGACCTTTTTCCAGCCGATAGATACGAGCAGCTGATTCAAGATCGTCTGCGTCCCTTTGTTAACAAGTATCCAGGCACCCCGGAAGCTGAGGAAGTGGACAAGATGATCGAAACCCTCCAGGAGGAGAAAAAGCGTGTTTCGAACGGCGAGATCAAGCTCGAAGGGCGCTGGTTAACTGCGACAGAAGCCAAGGGTGAGCAATACAACGTTGAAGCTTTCAAGCTGCATAAAGAGATGCAGGAAGAAATGGCGCGTGGCGAGTGGGAAGCAGCATTGCGTGTGTATGATCGTTTCATCAAAAATCGCCCCAGCTACATTGCTTCTTCCTATTATACTGCAGTCATCGCAGACGCATTGATCTGTTTGGATAAGCTGGAAGCCTATTATACCAAAATGGCAGGCGAACAACCCGCCCTTCTCAAGCGGCAGACGGAAGACCTCGCTAAACTCGAAGAGGACGAGAAGCGCCGGACAAAGGCCGCCATCGATGCCGAAAAAATCAGATGGCGTGCCGACTACGACGCTCAACGAAAGAACGGCGTCCGCTGGATGGAGCCTTACAAATACGATTCTCAAGGGATCATGTCAGCCCAAAAACAGGTCACTGCGGAAAGCGCTCGGTTAAGAGCTTTAAATCTCGAAGATATTAAAGCCCGCAACGAAGCCTTCGTCGCCGTCTATCGTAAGATTGGCGAGGGTGATTACCAAGCTGGTGCAGCGGCATTCAATCGCATCCAAGCTTTCGGCACTGTAAACGAATACCGTGACATCGTTGCCGATCAGAAAGCCAAACTGTTGGCTCTGTATGGTGAAATCATGCGTAAAAACGCGGCAGGTCAGATTGCCACCAGTGGATCTTCAGCATTAGGAGGCGCAGGAACAACAACCGTCGATGATCGTGTGGCTCAAATCCTAGCAGAGGCCAACGGGACCGCTCAACCTGCCGCCGCTGCACCAGCGGCTGGCATGGCCGCGGCTCCGGGCACCACCGTTGCCCCTGCCCCAGGCGCTCCTGGCGTTGCACCACAGCCTGGCGTCGCTCCACAGGCGGTTCGCCCCGTCACAGCGCCGGCTCCAGCGGTGAATCCTCCGAACATGCAGCAGCCCGCAGCCCAGGCTCCCTATCCAGCCCCAGCACCTGCCCAGGCTTATGTGCCACCAGCGGAAGAAGGCACCAGCGTGCAGACCTTCATCATGATCGGTATGGGGGCTTTGCTCGTTCTGTTCGGCTTCTTAGCCTTCAAAAAGAAGAAGGCTGAGTAA